In Osmia lignaria lignaria isolate PbOS001 chromosome 5, iyOsmLign1, whole genome shotgun sequence, a single genomic region encodes these proteins:
- the LOC117607838 gene encoding uncharacterized protein LOC117607838, protein MGRIISLSAVILCCVLLARAEPPVTSYSITGDNNGYEYNSNIINGAYIAGKEGHRETADFYSGGNNGHSLTTSRNQGNLEESLRSNSYAFSPTSHNTGYSEYSGSTRDNLASSPYLVSNPAQSNYETYTSSSVNGDSNFESYTQGTDQASSDFNQFSSKPKTSAFMRFADSLPGASSTVGYSELGSEGSSFKEYSGDSFRGHTSQRGYMDGDQVFHREPSSSFNSPSHDYSYSQQKDGMFGMGGGSKYVNDIYPFHSDTRYVRGNHGAMGSPVYVSSSAHSPFSGMRGSSGPYGSGKYSKYNKYMGEYTPGGGLNYLSKDQDVDYLFSHYGKGSGKLVPFKETRPSSYGSQAYVAGPSYINKIIGIHKSKPSYMSYSNGSPVGYSSMSNLHGSFSGNSYSDNPLLRRYRSSNYVPGHPSIYSGYY, encoded by the exons ATGGGGAGAATCATTTCACTC AGCGCGGTAATCCTCTGCTGCGTCCTACTAGCACGAGCGGAACCTCCAGTTACCA GCTACTCCATTACCGGGGATAACAATGGATACgaatataatagcaacatcatcaATGGGGCCTATATAGCAGGCAAAGAAGGTCACAGAGAAACTGCAGACTTTTACAGTGGAGGGAATAATGGACACTCATTGACCACCAGCAGGAACCAAGGAAATCTCGAAGAAAGTTTAAGAAGCAACTCTTACGCGTTTTCTCCAACTTCCCATAATACTGGCTACTCAGAGTACTCTGGTAGCACTCGAGACAATCTTGCTAGCAGCCCCTATCTCGTTAGCAATCCAGCTCAGTCCAATTACGAGACATACACCAGCAGCAGCGTTAATGGTGATTCAAATTTTGAGAGTTATACTCAGGGCACCGATCAGGCGAGTTCGGATTTCAATCAATTCTCCAGCAAGCCAAAGACTTCTGCCTTCATGAGATTTGCTGATAGTCTTCCTGGTGCTTCTAGTACAGTTGGTTACTCTGAATTAGGTTCTGAGGGTTCCTCCTTCAAAGAGTACTCTGGTGATTCCTTTAGAGGTCACACTTCACAGAGAGGATACATGGATGGTGATCAAGTCTTCCATAGAGAGCCTTCGAGCTCTTTCAATAGCCCTAGTCATGATTATTCCTATAGCCAACAAAAGGATGGTATGTTTGGAATGGGCGGAGGTAGTAAATACGTGAATGACATATATCCATTCCACTCTGACACACGTTATGTAAGAGGAAATCATGGAGCCATGGGATCACCTGTATATGTATCAAGCTCTGCGCACAGCCCCTTCAGTGGTATGAGAGGAAGCTCTGGTCCTTACGGTTCAGGAAAATATAGTAAATATAACAAGTACATGGGTGAATATACTCCTGGTGGAGGTTTGAATTATCTTTCCAAAGATCAAGATGTTGATTACTTGTTCAGCCATTATGGTAAAGGCAGTGGAAAACTGGTACCGTTCAAAGAAACCAGACCAAGCAGTTATGGTAGCCAAGCTTATGTTGCAGGACCatcttatattaataaaatcattGGAATTCATAAAAGCAAACCGAGTTATATGAGCTATTCCAATGGCTCTCCTGTTGGCTATTCTTCAATGTCTAATTTACATGGTAGTTTCAGTGGTAACAGCTATAGTGATAATCCTTTGTTAAGAAGGTACCGAAGTAGTAATTATGTACCTGGACATCCTAGCATATATTCTGGTTATTATTGA